The genomic DNA GGTGGCCCGCTCTCTAACAACAAAGGCATCAACAAGCTCGGCGGCGGTCTGTCTGCCGAAGCGCTAACCGAAAAAGACAAAGCGGATATCCTGACTGCGGCGCAAATCAGTGTTGACTACCTGGCGGTCTCCTTCCCGCGTTGCGGCGAAGATCTTAACTACGCTCGCCGCCTGGCGCGCGATGCCGGTTGCGATGCCAAAATCGTCGCCAAAGTCGAGCGTGCGGAAGCGGTCTGCACCCAGGACGCGATGGATGACATCATTCTGGCCTCTGACGTGGTGATGGTTGCCCGTGGCGACCTCGGCGTGGAAATCGGCGACCCGGAGCTGGTAGGCATTCAGAAAGCCCTGATCCGCCGCGCCCGTAAGCTGAACCGTGCGGTGATCACCGCAACGCAGATGATGGAGTCGATGATCACCAACCCAATGCCGACCCGTGCGGAAGTCATGGACGTGGCGAACGCCGTGCTCGACGGCACCGACGCCGTCATGCTTTCTGCTGAAACCGCAGCCGGTCAGTATCCGGCGGAAACCGTTGCCGCGATGGCGCGCGTTTGCCTCGGCGCTGAAAAAATCCCAAGCATTAACGTTTCTAAACACCGTCTCGACGTTGAGTTTGATAATGTCGAAGAAGCGATCGCTATGTCGGCGATGTACGCAGCTAACCACCTGAAAGGCGTGACGGCGATTATCACCATGACGGAATCCGGTCGTACGGCGCTGATGACCTCGCGTATCAGCTCCGGCCTGCCAATTTTCGCCATGTCCCGCCATGAACGTACGCTGAACCTGACTGCCCTTTACCGTGGCGTGACGCCGGTCTTTTTCGACAGTGTTAATGAAGGCGTTTCTGCCGCGAACGATGCGGTGAATCTGCTGCGCGACAAAGGATATCTGATGTCCGGCGACATCGTCATCGTCACCCAGGGCGACGTGATGAGCACCATCGGTTCCACCAATACCACCCGCGTGATGACGGTTGAGTAACCCCTTCGCCGCCAGAACGAGAAAGCGCCCTGACGGGCGCTTTTTTATTTCTTCGGAAACAGCTCTTTGCGCTTGTAGGGCTCAATTTCACCCGGTTTGCGCGTTTTCAGCAATTTGAGGATCCAGGTGTACTGCTCAGGATGAGGAGTGACGAAAATCTCCACCTCTTCGTTCATCCGGCGGGCGATGGTGTTGTCATCCGCTTTCAGCAAATCATCCATCGGCGGACGCACTTCCACCGTCAGGCGATGGGTTTTACCATCATAGACAGGAAACAGCGGTACCACCCGGGCGCGGCACACTTTCATCAGGCGACCAATTGCCGGTAACGTCGCTTTATAAGTGCCAAAGAAATCGACGAATTCGCTGTGCTCCTCGCCGTGATCCTGGTCCGGCAGATAGTAACCCCAGTAGCCCTGACGCACCGACTGGATAAACGGTTTGATACCGTCGTTACGCGCATGCATACGGCCACCAAAACGGCGCCGTACGGTATTCCAGACATAATCAAAGACCGGGTTGCCCTGATTGTGGAACATGGCCGCCATCATCTGCCCTTGTGAAGCCATCAGCATTGCCGGGATATCGACAGCCCAGCCGTGCGGCACGAGAAAAATCACCTTCTCGTTATTGCGCTGCATCTCGTCGATGATCTCTTTGCCGCGCCAGTCCACGCGCCGCATGATCTTCTTTGGGTCACGCAGACCGAGCTCGGCCATCATCACCATCGCCTGCGGCGCGGTGGCGTACATTGCGTCGATCATCGCTTCCCGCTCCTGCTCGCTCTTTTCCGGGAAGCAGTAAAGCAGATTGATTTGCGCACGACGGCGTGAACTGCGGGCCAGTCGCCCGACCAGCGTACCTAACTTACCCAGCAGCGGATCGCGAAAGGATGGTGGCGTCAGCGCTATGCCCGCGAAGGCGGCAACGCCCAGCCATGAGCCCCAGAAGCGCGGATGCAAAAAGGATTTTTCAAAGACAGGAATAAACTCACTATTATTTTTTTTCGTTTCCATGCAGGTTCACAGTTGCGCCAGCAATTAAAGATAATGGGATAGTGTAGCGAGGTGTCCGCTATCGCACAAAACAAAAAGCCGGTGCGCGAAGGCACCGGCCTGAGAAAAGACAGGTTCTAATCGAAACGCAGCTGCGGCATCACCTCTTTCGCCTGCGCCAGGTAGTCGCGGCGATCGGCGCCGGTCAGCCCTTCGGTGCGCGGCAGTTTCGCCGTCAGCGGGTTGACAGCCTGCTGGTTGATCCACACTTCATAATGCAGATGCGGCCCCGTCGAACGCCCGGTGTTACCAGAGAGCGCGATGCGGTCACCACGTTTCACTTTCTGACCCGGTTTCACCAGCATTTTACGCAGGTGCATATAACGCGTGGTGTAGGTACGACCGTGGCGGATAGCAACATAATACCCTGCTGCGCCACTGCGTTTCGCCACTACCACTTCACCATCACCGACAGAAAGCACCGGCGTACCTTGCGGCATCGCGAAATCAACGCCACGGTGAGGCGCGACGCGGCCCGTTACCGGGTTCTGGCGACGCGGGTTAAAGTTCGAGGAGACACGGAACTGACGCGCGGTCGGGAAACGGAGGAAGCCTTTTGCCAGCCCGGTACCGTTACGGTCATAGAACTTGCCATCTTCAGCGCGGATAGCGTAGTAATCTTTGCCCGCAGAACGCAGACGTACGCCCAGCAACTGGCTCTGTTCACGTTTGCCGTCCAGCATTTCGCGGGACATCAGTACCGAGAACTGGTCGCCTTTTTTCAGCTTGCGGAAATCCATCTGCCATTGCATGGCTTTGATCACCGCGCTCACTTCACTGCTGGTCAGGCCCGCAGCCCGTGCGCTGGCGACAAAACTGCCGCCGACGGTACCGTTCAGAGTGCTGTTAACCCAGTCACCCTGCTGCATTTCGCTGCTCATTTTGAAACCGGTCGCGGTACGATCATACGTGCGGGTTTCACGGCGGGACATTTCCCAGGTCAGACGCTGCAGATCGCCGTCGGCGGTCAGCGTCCAGGAAAGCTGTTGACCAATCTTCAGGTTACGCAGATCTTTATCGGCACTCGCCAGTTGGGTGATATCACCCATATCAATACCATACTGATTCAGAACGCTGCTTAACGTATCGCCGGTTGACACTACATATTCATGCACACCGGCTTCGCTGGCGATTTTGTCGTCCAGCTCATCCTGGGGAATGGCTTCGTCTTCCTGGGCGGACTGATCGATAGGTTCACTGGCTTCGGGCAACAGCGAGCGGATTTCGTTGGTTTCCAGCTCAATGGTTCTGACAATCGGTGCGGATTCGGGATGGTAAACATAGGGTCGCCATACGGCGACCGCTAAAGTAAGAACGGTAAGCGACCCCAGCATTACGCGGTGAGGTCGCGGCAAGTTATTAAATGCCAGGGCGACAGAGCGGGCTATCTGTTGCACGTATTCACTTCCTCATTAATCTCCCTTCAGGCAGCTCGCATACTGGTTCGCCAGTTGGGTAAGAAACTGCGCGTAGCTCGTTTTACCCAACGTGATACTTGTTCCAAGAGGGTCTAAAGTTCCCATGCGCACGGACGTCCCTCTGGCAACAGCTTCTATGACGGCTGGCCTGAATTGTGGCTCAGCAAAAACGCAAGTCGCTTTCTGCTCAACCAACTGTGTTCTTATTTCGTGTAAACGCTGTGCACCAGGCTGTATTTCCGGGTTGACGGTAAAGTGACCAAGCGGGGTCAAACCGTAGTGTTTTTCGTAGTAGCCATAGGCATCATGAAAAACGAAATACCCTTTTCCTTTCAGCGGCGACAGCGCAGCAGTAACCTGTTTATCGGCGCGAGTTAAATTATCTTCAAACGCTTTCAGGTTTTCATCGAGCCGTGCTCGACTTTGCGGCATAAGTTCCACTAATTTGTCGTGGATTGCAACCGCTGAGAGGCGCGCTATCTCTGGCGAGAGCCAAAGATGCATGTTGTAGTCGCCATGATGGTGATGCTCGTCACTTTTTTCATCCTGCCCGTGATCGTGTCCGTGATCGTCATCGTCGTCATCAACGCCTTTTATGAGTAACGGTTTCACGCCATCGAGGTGCGCAATCGTTACCTTCTTGTTCGCCGCAATGCTTTGCGTTGATTTATCCATAAACGCTTCCATCTCCGGACCAATCCAGACCACTAAGTCTGCATTTTGTAAGCGTTTTACATCAGACGGGCGAAGTGAATAATCATGCTCGGAGGCGCCATCAGGAAGCAGCACCTGCGTCTCGGTAACGCCGTCTGCAATGGCTGATGCGATAAACCCTATTGGCTTAAGTGATGCTACGACGGCAGCGTTTACCGGCAGGCTCGCACCAGCCAATAACGCAGCAGAAATGCCTGCGCAAAGAAGCGTATTTTTATGTAACATAATGCGTCTACTATTCGTATTGTGTGTGGGAAATGTGATATTATAAC from Trabulsiella odontotermitis includes the following:
- the pyk gene encoding pyruvate kinase, whose product is MSRRLRRTKIVTTLGPATDRDNNLEKIIAAGANVVRMNFSHGTPEDHKLRADKVREIAAKLGRHVAILGDLQGPKIRVSTFKEGKVFLNIGDKFLLDASLGKGEGDKEKVGIDYKGLPADVVPGDILLLDDGRVQLKVLDVQGMKVFTEVTVGGPLSNNKGINKLGGGLSAEALTEKDKADILTAAQISVDYLAVSFPRCGEDLNYARRLARDAGCDAKIVAKVERAEAVCTQDAMDDIILASDVVMVARGDLGVEIGDPELVGIQKALIRRARKLNRAVITATQMMESMITNPMPTRAEVMDVANAVLDGTDAVMLSAETAAGQYPAETVAAMARVCLGAEKIPSINVSKHRLDVEFDNVEEAIAMSAMYAANHLKGVTAIITMTESGRTALMTSRISSGLPIFAMSRHERTLNLTALYRGVTPVFFDSVNEGVSAANDAVNLLRDKGYLMSGDIVIVTQGDVMSTIGSTNTTRVMTVE
- the lpxM gene encoding lauroyl-Kdo(2)-lipid IV(A) myristoyltransferase (LpxM is lauroyl-Kdo(2)-lipid IV(A) myristoyltransferase, an enzyme characterized in Escherichia coli and involved in biosynthesis of the form of lipid A found in that species and some closely related species.), whose protein sequence is METKKNNSEFIPVFEKSFLHPRFWGSWLGVAAFAGIALTPPSFRDPLLGKLGTLVGRLARSSRRRAQINLLYCFPEKSEQEREAMIDAMYATAPQAMVMMAELGLRDPKKIMRRVDWRGKEIIDEMQRNNEKVIFLVPHGWAVDIPAMLMASQGQMMAAMFHNQGNPVFDYVWNTVRRRFGGRMHARNDGIKPFIQSVRQGYWGYYLPDQDHGEEHSEFVDFFGTYKATLPAIGRLMKVCRARVVPLFPVYDGKTHRLTVEVRPPMDDLLKADDNTIARRMNEEVEIFVTPHPEQYTWILKLLKTRKPGEIEPYKRKELFPKK
- the mepM gene encoding murein DD-endopeptidase MepM; this translates as MQQIARSVALAFNNLPRPHRVMLGSLTVLTLAVAVWRPYVYHPESAPIVRTIELETNEIRSLLPEASEPIDQSAQEDEAIPQDELDDKIASEAGVHEYVVSTGDTLSSVLNQYGIDMGDITQLASADKDLRNLKIGQQLSWTLTADGDLQRLTWEMSRRETRTYDRTATGFKMSSEMQQGDWVNSTLNGTVGGSFVASARAAGLTSSEVSAVIKAMQWQMDFRKLKKGDQFSVLMSREMLDGKREQSQLLGVRLRSAGKDYYAIRAEDGKFYDRNGTGLAKGFLRFPTARQFRVSSNFNPRRQNPVTGRVAPHRGVDFAMPQGTPVLSVGDGEVVVAKRSGAAGYYVAIRHGRTYTTRYMHLRKMLVKPGQKVKRGDRIALSGNTGRSTGPHLHYEVWINQQAVNPLTAKLPRTEGLTGADRRDYLAQAKEVMPQLRFD
- the znuA gene encoding zinc ABC transporter substrate-binding protein ZnuA — its product is MLHKNTLLCAGISAALLAGASLPVNAAVVASLKPIGFIASAIADGVTETQVLLPDGASEHDYSLRPSDVKRLQNADLVVWIGPEMEAFMDKSTQSIAANKKVTIAHLDGVKPLLIKGVDDDDDDHGHDHGQDEKSDEHHHHGDYNMHLWLSPEIARLSAVAIHDKLVELMPQSRARLDENLKAFEDNLTRADKQVTAALSPLKGKGYFVFHDAYGYYEKHYGLTPLGHFTVNPEIQPGAQRLHEIRTQLVEQKATCVFAEPQFRPAVIEAVARGTSVRMGTLDPLGTSITLGKTSYAQFLTQLANQYASCLKGD